AATTGTCCTAGGGATTTGTATAATGGAGTTGTCGAATTTTGTTGAAAACTATAGAGTTGGCAATGGTGAAACAACAGTTAAATTATTTGTTAGGATTAAATAATATTAAATTCTAATGAACTGTTTCAAGCAACTGTTATACTGTGTTTCGAATAGATTGATTGTATGGTAAATCAGAATCCAGAACAAATAGCTAGGGATCAAATTGACATTCAACTAGGGCAAGCTGGGTGGATCATACAAAATTTAAATAAAATCAATCTGAATGCTGGTATGGGTGTAGCAGTAAGAGAATACCAGACTGATGTAGGGCCAGTTGACTATCTTTTGTTTGTCGATGGAAAGCCATGCGGAGTTGTGGAAGCTAAAAGAGCTGAAGAAGGTCATCGAATTTCAACCCATGAAGAACAAGCCGAAAACTATGCAAAAGCTACTTTAAAACATTTACATAAACAACATTTACCTTTTACATACATTGCCACTGGCGAGGTGATCCGATTTTCGAACTTTTTAGATCCGAAACCTAGAGCTCGTGAAATCTTTGCATTCCATACTCCTGCAACTTTAAAAGATTGGCATCGAAATGAAACATCATTGCGAAAGAGATTTGCAGAGATACCAAAATTGGATCCCGTTGGTTTGCGAGAATGCGAGTTTGGCGAAAGCGTAAGCCTAGCCAAAACTCGTCTGACCCGAAGGGACACTGTGCATCTGTTGTCACACCAGTGGCATGGCTCCTGTGTTCGGTCGGGATAACCGCTGAAAGCATATAAGTGGACACCCACCTGAAGATAAGATCGCACCTGTTGTATGTAGTCCAGGCAGACGACCTGGTTGATAGGTCACAGGTGTAAGTTCAGTCGCGAAGCGCTGGATCAGCCAAGTGATACGAATCGCCAGAGCTTACAATATACACGATTACGATCGTGTATATATAGACTAATGCGTTGTTTGTTCATTTACATGTCGCATACAAATGTTGGGAAAAGCCTTACGTCGAAAGATGTGAGGCTTTTTTTATGTTCGGAGGTAGGGGGGGATTTCCCACATCGACTTGCACCTTACTTCCTGGGATCAACTTTGTTCCCGTCATTTCGATGAGAATGAAACCTTCCGCCAGTCGTTCTATTTTGGAGACTTTGGTCTGTGTGAGAAAAATGCTAAAGACTAACTAAATACTACGTTTAAAAAATAAATTTGATTCCGACCCTTCTTAATTAGAATCCCGATACACCAATCGATGGAGAACGCCCACTTGCAAGTTTCTATTCCTTCGTATCATAGGAGCTCTTAACTTTTCCTAACTTCACATCCTCTGCAATGTTTTTGAGGAAGTCTCTAAAATTTTTATTCTCTTCCGCCAAACGGTCGATTGTTGTAAAGTCTAGGTTGGGTTTGGGATTTGATTGGAATAATATTTCGCTTTCTTCAGGTTTAGTCGAATCCAATTTAAGAACACCTATACCAAAGGCTTTGGAAAGTCTCGATAATTCATCCATTAGGTCAGAGTCTTCCTCTATGTTTAGTGCTGCGAGATAACCTTCGTTGGCCCAAGAGGAATTTGAAACAGCTTGAAAAAACGCCTCCCTTAAATTTCCGAAATGCAAATTCACTTTTACTTCGAAGGAAAAGAGGTAACAATCTGCAGTTGCCATTAATTTCTGCAGACTCACTGTTTCTTCTGTATATTCATCAAAGTTAAACCTGACTCCGACTAGATCTGGATGTAACCATCGATTTTTACCTTTTATTGATTTTGTTGAAATCTCATGATAAATCGTCTTTGTATACGCTCGGAAGTGGGGGTGGGAAAATACAAATTGGGTAAGGACTGGATGTAGTTTCCGTTCCTTCACGGGGATATTTTCTTCTTCCAACATTCTTGCATTAAAATCAGAAACTATTCGATCAATAGTTTCACCCCAGCCAGACAGAGCAAAACGAGTGGGTCTTTTGCTTACTTGCTGAAACGGTGAGATTGGGTCATTTTTGATACTTACATAAATTTGTGCAGAGATGGTTGCCCAAGGTGTTTTACCTACGGAATCAGTTTTCCATTTTTTACTTTCAGCAAAAGCCCAAATCTCAGAAGGACTCATGGGACTACCTGTTTCCACTAAGGCCTTTTGGGCAATTTCAAGAAAGGATAAGGATTGGGCCATAAAGAGATGATTTTTTTCGAAAAGGTTTTGTAAACTGTGTTATGTGATCACTCATTCTATTTTACGAATTCTTTAATAAAAAACAAAATGGTAAAATAGGAAATTCATCTGTAGTGAAAATCGGCAAAAATATTCTTCAATTCCTTTCTGAATTAAAACTAAACAACAATCGTAACTGGTTTTTAGAAAACAAAACTAGGTTTCAAGAAATCCAAAATGAATTGATTATGATTACTGGTTCTTTGTTAGGTGAAATAGAAAAGTTTGATAAAACTGTCAGAGGAGTCGATCCTAAATCTTGTATTTTTAGAATTTATAAAGATGTTCGTTTTTCTAAAGATAAAAGTCCCTACAAAACGCATTTCGGGATTTTTATGCGAGGAGGAAACAGGAAGATTGATGGCACAGGTTATTATCTACATATAGAACCAGATGGATCTCTTCTCGGTGGTGGTTGTTATAAGCCGGAGCCCAAGGCCTTACAACAAATCAGAGAAAGGATTGTCGCCGATACAAAGTCATTTCGAAAAATTTTAGAGAATCAAAAATTTGTTCAAAATTTTGGAACAACTTTCTATGCGGAAAAATTGAAAACAGCACCTAAAGGTTTTGCGAAAGACCATCCTGCGTTAGAGTTTTTGAAATACAAAGGATTTGCTGTTGCAAAAAAGATAAAAAATACTGATTTAACATCCAATCATTTTATGGATGATGCAATCCAAAGTTTTCAAACCATATACCCTCTAAATCAATTTTTAGAAGAAACTATGGCGAAGAAATAATCGCAATTATTAATGAAACAAAATTTGAAACTTGTCTAGAAGGAGAAGGGAATGTCAAAAGGTTTTGAACTTCCGAAAGATTTTTTATTAGGTTCTGCTACCGCTGCCACTCAGATTGAAGGTGGAGATATTCATAACAATTGGTATCATTGGTCACTTGCTGGAAAAGTCGGAAATGGAGAGTCTAGTTTTACTGGTGCCGATCATTATGCGCGTTATGCGGAAGATGTAAAGCTATTATCAAAACTCAATCAAGAATGTTACAGGATGAGTATTGAATGGAGTCGGATCGAACCCTCTGAGGGAGAATGGTCAATGGATGCAGTAGCTCATTATCGTGATGAGTTTCGACTTCTTTTGGAAGCTGGGATCAAACCTCTAGTCACACTCCATCATTTTTCTTGTCCCGAATGGTTCCAGAAAAAGGGAGGATGGTTAGGAAAGGATGCGGTAAGTGAATTCCTAAACTTTGTTGAATTTTCTGTAAAACAATTTGGCGATCTTGTTTCCGAATGGTGCACGATCAACGAACCAAATGTTTTTGCTAATGATAGTTATGTGGATGGTAAATATCCTCCGGGAAGTCATGGGGATATACCTGCGTATTTAAAAGTCACTCGTCGGCTCATTCTATCTCACCTCAAATCTTATAAACTCATTCATAAAATTCGAAAGGAATCTGGTTTTACAGGACAAACTAAGGTTGGTTTTGCGCACCATCTTGCTGTTTTTGCACCTCTAACATCCCATCCTTTAGCACGTCTTGGTTGTTTTTTAAGTGATTATCTATTTCATGAAATTCAAACAAAAGGTTTCATAGAAGGGAAGTTATCCTTTCCCATTGGATTTGGTTATCCAGAAGGGAAGGGTGTTTTCTGTGATTTTATCGGAATTAATTACTACTCTCGCCATCTTTTTAAAGCCAGTTACAATCCTGGAAATTTATTTGCTACGCCTATGGTAGATCCAAATTGTCCCGATTCTCGCAAAAATGATTTGGGTTGGGAGATTTATCCGGAAGGACTCTCTATTGTTTGTCATCGGATTTGGGATGAATACAAACTTCCCATCTATATTACAGAGAATGGGATTCCTGATGAAAAAGACGAAAAGAGGGAACAGTATATTGTTAACCATTTAGCAACGATTCGTCGGTTACTCGATGAAGGTGTCTCTGTGGAACGTTATTACTATTGGTCGTTTTTAGATAATTTAGAATGGAATGATGGATATGGTCCAAGGTTTGGACTGGTTGAAGTGGATTATTCGAATATGGATCGGAAAGTTCGTAAAAGTGCTCTTCGTTATGCAGAGATTTGTAAAACGAAAAGAGTAT
This genomic stretch from Leptospira congkakensis harbors:
- a CDS encoding HTH domain-containing protein, which codes for MAQSLSFLEIAQKALVETGSPMSPSEIWAFAESKKWKTDSVGKTPWATISAQIYVSIKNDPISPFQQVSKRPTRFALSGWGETIDRIVSDFNARMLEEENIPVKERKLHPVLTQFVFSHPHFRAYTKTIYHEISTKSIKGKNRWLHPDLVGVRFNFDEYTEETVSLQKLMATADCYLFSFEVKVNLHFGNLREAFFQAVSNSSWANEGYLAALNIEEDSDLMDELSRLSKAFGIGVLKLDSTKPEESEILFQSNPKPNLDFTTIDRLAEENKNFRDFLKNIAEDVKLGKVKSSYDTKE
- a CDS encoding type I restriction endonuclease, whose translation is MVNQNPEQIARDQIDIQLGQAGWIIQNLNKINLNAGMGVAVREYQTDVGPVDYLLFVDGKPCGVVEAKRAEEGHRISTHEEQAENYAKATLKHLHKQHLPFTYIATGEVIRFSNFLDPKPRAREIFAFHTPATLKDWHRNETSLRKRFAEIPKLDPVGLRECEFGESVSLAKTRLTRRDTVHLLSHQWHGSCVRSG
- a CDS encoding DUF2461 domain-containing protein, with the translated sequence MKIGKNILQFLSELKLNNNRNWFLENKTRFQEIQNELIMITGSLLGEIEKFDKTVRGVDPKSCIFRIYKDVRFSKDKSPYKTHFGIFMRGGNRKIDGTGYYLHIEPDGSLLGGGCYKPEPKALQQIRERIVADTKSFRKILENQKFVQNFGTTFYAEKLKTAPKGFAKDHPALEFLKYKGFAVAKKIKNTDLTSNHFMDDAIQSFQTIYPLNQFLEETMAKK
- a CDS encoding glycoside hydrolase family 1 protein, translating into MSKGFELPKDFLLGSATAATQIEGGDIHNNWYHWSLAGKVGNGESSFTGADHYARYAEDVKLLSKLNQECYRMSIEWSRIEPSEGEWSMDAVAHYRDEFRLLLEAGIKPLVTLHHFSCPEWFQKKGGWLGKDAVSEFLNFVEFSVKQFGDLVSEWCTINEPNVFANDSYVDGKYPPGSHGDIPAYLKVTRRLILSHLKSYKLIHKIRKESGFTGQTKVGFAHHLAVFAPLTSHPLARLGCFLSDYLFHEIQTKGFIEGKLSFPIGFGYPEGKGVFCDFIGINYYSRHLFKASYNPGNLFATPMVDPNCPDSRKNDLGWEIYPEGLSIVCHRIWDEYKLPIYITENGIPDEKDEKREQYIVNHLATIRRLLDEGVSVERYYYWSFLDNLEWNDGYGPRFGLVEVDYSNMDRKVRKSALRYAEICKTKRVSLNP